The following is a genomic window from Shewanella avicenniae.
ACAGCCATAGATTTAACGCGAGCCATGATTGGCAAACCGAGAGTGCGAGCCTTAGATTCAGCCATCACCAACATGGCCGAAGCACCATCAGACAGTGCGGACGACGAGCCTGCAGTTACGGTGCCATTAACAGGATCAAAAACCGGTTTCAATTGGCTCAATGCCTCAAGACTTGCATCAGCACGAATGACTTGATCTTGCTTACACAAAATCAAATTACCCTGGTCATCGTGGCCAACAACCGGGGCTATTTCATTATCAAAGCTTCCTGCAGTCATCGCAGCATAAGCGCGTTGATGCGAGCGCAAGGCAAACTGGTCTTGCATCTCGCGAGAGATACCATGCAGTTTGCCTAACAACTCTGCGGTTAGTCCCATCATGCCTGAGGCTTTAGCCACCGTCTTACCTAAGCCAGTATGAAAGTCGACACCATGAGACATGGGCACATGTCCCATATGCTCAACACCACCCACAATAAAGATCTCACCCATGCCACACATTATCGATTTGGCTGCTTGATGCAGTGCTTCCATGGATGAGCCACATAGCCGATTTACGGTCACCGCAGCTACAGATTTTGGCAATCCAGCTAATAGTGCTGCGTTGCGACCGATGTTAAAACCTTGCTCTAATGTTTGCTGCACACAGCCCCAAATAACATCCTCTATATCAGTGGGATCGACTTGAGGATGACGGGCTAACAGTGCTTTCATTAAATGGGCTGATAGGTCTTCTGCTCGAACATGACGAAAAACTCCGGCTTTGGAGCGTCCCATTGGAGTACGTAAACAATCAACGATAACTGCATGTTCCATTTTCTACGTCTCCTTAAGCGTGTTGGTAAAAGTGTTCGCCACGTTCGATTCGTAGGCGAACAGAACTTGGTACTTGGTAAAGTGGCCCAAGATGACTAAAGTTTGCCGCCCAATCGATATACTTCGGCAATCCCATTTGCTCAAGATAGCTAAATACACCACCTCTAAATGGCGGAAATCCTAGGCCATAAATTAACGCCAAATCGGCCTCGGC
Proteins encoded in this region:
- the fadA gene encoding acetyl-CoA C-acyltransferase FadA gives rise to the protein MEHAVIVDCLRTPMGRSKAGVFRHVRAEDLSAHLMKALLARHPQVDPTDIEDVIWGCVQQTLEQGFNIGRNAALLAGLPKSVAAVTVNRLCGSSMEALHQAAKSIMCGMGEIFIVGGVEHMGHVPMSHGVDFHTGLGKTVAKASGMMGLTAELLGKLHGISREMQDQFALRSHQRAYAAMTAGSFDNEIAPVVGHDDQGNLILCKQDQVIRADASLEALSQLKPVFDPVNGTVTAGSSSALSDGASAMLVMAESKARTLGLPIMARVKSMAVAGCDPATMGYGPVPASQKALARAKLTIDDIDLVELNEAFAAQALPCVKDLGLLEQLETKVNLNGGAIALGHPLGCSGTRISTTLLHLMQQRDASLGLATMCIGFGQGISTVFERVD